The Verrucomicrobiota bacterium genome has a window encoding:
- a CDS encoding DUF481 domain-containing protein, whose amino-acid sequence MMKAQVFLVLLLLTLRVPLLHADVVTLKNGDRLSGKILEESAAGIKLESPIFGIIDIPGTAVAETAKDLEKEPEPEPPAPEETVSEHFWKEITSAIFPEGFHGEIIIGYDYSESSDVQSGVDLRLKGKYESGKHTVNAETFYVYTRKKDEDGNVSRPKDRYGLNAAYDYDIREPYFLRASNKFLVDRVKAIDLQNDINGLFGWRVFSEEDWDLDLAFGPGARYLDTTSSEGTWDPLLTFQQDSFYQFNDLVRFDQLFDYSFDPTDSSSYSLLFEVSASVRLTPFAEPKVIYRNSYDSTVGEGGIRREQSLIVALAVPF is encoded by the coding sequence ATGATGAAAGCTCAAGTTTTCTTAGTCCTCCTCCTTCTCACCCTGAGGGTGCCTCTCCTTCACGCAGACGTAGTTACGCTGAAAAACGGTGATCGGCTTTCCGGCAAAATTCTCGAGGAATCGGCGGCGGGCATTAAACTGGAATCCCCAATCTTCGGGATCATTGATATTCCTGGAACCGCCGTAGCAGAGACGGCGAAGGACCTCGAAAAAGAGCCCGAGCCTGAGCCTCCAGCACCCGAGGAAACAGTTTCAGAACACTTTTGGAAGGAAATCACTAGTGCCATTTTTCCTGAAGGTTTCCATGGCGAGATCATTATCGGCTATGACTACTCCGAGTCTTCTGACGTGCAAAGCGGAGTCGATCTCAGGCTCAAAGGAAAATACGAATCTGGCAAACATACGGTAAATGCCGAAACTTTCTATGTCTACACGCGGAAGAAAGATGAAGATGGAAATGTGAGTAGGCCCAAAGACCGATATGGACTAAACGCCGCCTATGATTATGATATCCGTGAGCCTTATTTTTTACGGGCCTCCAACAAGTTCCTCGTTGACCGGGTGAAGGCGATCGACCTGCAAAACGATATCAATGGGCTTTTCGGATGGAGAGTCTTTAGCGAGGAGGATTGGGACCTCGACCTCGCGTTTGGCCCCGGTGCCCGTTATCTCGATACAACGTCTTCTGAAGGAACTTGGGATCCTCTTCTTACTTTTCAGCAAGACTCATTCTACCAATTCAATGACTTGGTCCGCTTTGACCAGCTCTTCGATTACTCGTTTGACCCTACGGACTCGAGTTCCTACAGCCTACTCTTCGAGGTTTCGGCATCCGTACGTCTGACTCCTTTTGCCGAGCCAAAGGTTATTTATCGTAACTCTTACGATTCTACCGTAGGCGAAGGCGGAATCAGGCGGGAGCAGTCACTGATTGTAGCACTGGCAGTACCGTTTTAG
- a CDS encoding alkene reductase — translation MTTKALLTPTTIGDLSLRNRVVLAPMTRTRADSDGTPNELMAEYYGQRASAGLVIAEATAVAADGISWMGMPGAFEGKHIKGWRRIVDAVHEKGGTIFLQIWHPGRATHSSINDGKQPVAPSAVRLEGDQIHTPNGKQNYEVPRTLETGEIPGIVGLFKAAAERAKAAGFDGIEVHAANGYLIDQFLQSKTNHRTDEYGGSIEKRYRFLREIVDAVLEVFPANRVGVRLAPNGAFDDMGSPDFREQFTYVASRLNEYGLAYLHVMDGLAFGFHELGDPMTLKEFRNVFTGPIIGNCGYTAETAETAIASGDADLIAFGRPYISNPDLVERFASGLSLAEDAPVQVWYGTGGAEGYTDFAQAS, via the coding sequence GTGACCACAAAAGCACTTCTCACGCCCACAACAATCGGAGACCTCTCTCTGCGAAACCGAGTGGTCCTTGCACCGATGACCCGGACCCGAGCCGATTCAGACGGGACACCAAACGAGCTCATGGCCGAGTACTACGGACAGAGAGCGAGCGCCGGACTCGTAATCGCCGAAGCAACCGCCGTCGCCGCTGACGGAATCTCCTGGATGGGGATGCCCGGGGCGTTTGAAGGTAAGCATATCAAGGGCTGGCGCAGAATCGTCGATGCGGTTCACGAAAAAGGGGGAACGATCTTCCTCCAGATCTGGCACCCTGGGCGAGCCACTCATAGCTCAATCAACGATGGGAAGCAGCCTGTCGCCCCCTCCGCGGTTCGGCTGGAAGGTGATCAAATCCACACTCCGAACGGAAAGCAGAACTACGAGGTTCCCCGCACTCTCGAAACAGGCGAGATTCCTGGCATCGTCGGCCTATTCAAAGCCGCGGCGGAGCGAGCCAAGGCTGCTGGGTTTGATGGGATTGAAGTGCATGCAGCAAATGGCTATCTGATCGACCAATTCCTTCAATCGAAGACCAATCACCGGACTGACGAATACGGTGGGAGCATCGAAAAACGTTATCGCTTTCTTCGCGAAATTGTTGATGCGGTGCTCGAGGTTTTTCCGGCGAACCGGGTAGGCGTTCGTCTCGCACCCAATGGTGCTTTCGATGACATGGGCTCCCCCGACTTTCGGGAACAGTTCACCTACGTGGCCTCAAGACTCAACGAGTACGGACTTGCCTACCTCCATGTAATGGACGGTCTTGCCTTTGGTTTTCACGAGCTCGGAGATCCAATGACTCTCAAGGAGTTTCGCAATGTCTTCACGGGTCCAATCATCGGGAATTGCGGATACACTGCAGAGACGGCTGAGACTGCAATCGCCTCGGGTGATGCAGACCTCATCGCTTTTGGCCGGCCCTACATTAGCAATCCGGACTTGGTGGAACGGTTCGCGTCTGGTCTTTCCTTAGCAGAAGATGCACCGGTGCAGGTCTGGTATGGCACTGGTGGGGCGGAGGGCTATACAGATTTTGCGCAGGCAAGCTAA
- a CDS encoding glucose 1-dehydrogenase, with product MITLENKIALVTGGTSGIGREAAISLSKAGAKVVVSGRRETEGLETIDLVKKAGGDGIFVQGNITDDEHVRALVETTLDQYGRLDIAFNNAGVEWAGPLEDADEAAYRHTFDINVWGVLNSMKHEIPAMLKNGGGSIINTSSIAGHIGMAQVSIYIASKHAVEGLTKSVALEYAGQGIRVNAVSPGAIETPMVDRFAGEEGEQRDYLKALHPLGRMGQVKEIADAVVFLASDNASFITGESLKIDGGWTAQ from the coding sequence ATGATAACACTAGAAAACAAAATCGCACTCGTGACGGGTGGCACCAGCGGCATTGGCCGCGAAGCCGCCATCTCTCTCTCCAAGGCTGGAGCCAAGGTGGTCGTATCCGGTCGCCGGGAAACTGAAGGCCTCGAAACCATCGATTTGGTGAAAAAGGCAGGTGGCGACGGGATCTTCGTCCAAGGCAACATCACCGATGACGAACACGTCAGAGCCCTAGTCGAAACTACACTCGATCAATACGGACGTCTGGATATCGCTTTTAACAACGCCGGTGTCGAATGGGCTGGCCCTCTTGAAGACGCAGATGAAGCCGCCTATCGCCACACGTTCGACATCAATGTGTGGGGCGTCCTCAATTCAATGAAACATGAGATCCCCGCCATGCTGAAAAATGGAGGCGGCTCAATCATCAATACATCCAGCATCGCCGGGCACATTGGTATGGCACAAGTTAGTATCTATATTGCCTCTAAACACGCCGTCGAAGGCCTGACAAAATCCGTGGCACTTGAATACGCAGGGCAGGGAATTCGAGTCAACGCAGTCTCACCCGGCGCTATCGAAACTCCAATGGTGGATCGCTTTGCCGGAGAAGAAGGGGAACAACGCGATTATCTAAAGGCGCTTCACCCTCTAGGTCGCATGGGACAAGTAAAAGAAATCGCCGATGCGGTTGTCTTTCTCGCATCAGACAACGCCAGTTTCATCACTGGAGAATCCCTGAAAATTGACGGCGGCTGGACCGCTCAGTGA
- a CDS encoding TetR/AcrR family transcriptional regulator has product MGRTSNAKNQLLDAMVDLMWSRSYGSLTIDQICEKAEVKKGSFYYFFESKLALAIAAMDHIWNNLRPSLDEMFSSSRPPLERLAAQMEVAYNKTMAVAEEEGRVLGCPFFNIGAEISTVEPELIEKVNSLLARYTRYFETALRDAKAEGAIPEMDISEAARILFNLYEGMLTQARMKNDVDILRDLPTAAARILKLESLSSPVNV; this is encoded by the coding sequence ATGGGACGAACCAGTAACGCCAAAAATCAACTTCTCGATGCCATGGTCGACTTGATGTGGTCGCGCAGCTACGGCTCGCTCACCATCGATCAGATCTGTGAGAAGGCAGAGGTCAAAAAGGGGAGCTTCTACTATTTTTTCGAATCGAAGCTCGCCCTAGCTATCGCCGCGATGGACCACATTTGGAACAACCTCCGACCAAGCTTGGATGAAATGTTCTCTTCGTCCCGCCCCCCGCTAGAACGCCTCGCTGCTCAAATGGAGGTGGCTTATAACAAGACTATGGCGGTTGCCGAAGAGGAAGGACGGGTCCTTGGATGCCCTTTTTTCAATATCGGTGCAGAGATTTCTACTGTGGAACCGGAGCTGATCGAAAAAGTGAACAGCCTTCTCGCTCGCTACACTCGTTACTTCGAAACCGCTTTACGGGACGCAAAGGCGGAAGGCGCAATCCCCGAAATGGATATCAGTGAGGCGGCCCGTATTCTCTTCAACCTGTACGAGGGCATGCTTACCCAGGCACGGATGAAAAATGACGTCGATATCCTCAGAGATCTCCCGACCGCTGCCGCACGAATCCTCAAGCTGGAGAGTTTGTCTTCTCCGGTAAATGTCTAA
- a CDS encoding ABC transporter permease codes for MAWYLYAALKQIFPSRRLLSFAALISIIGVALGVAVLLIVQSVMNGFVNDIRSSLEKTNGDIRIHSTGLIGNWREVVAELEEKEEVASAAPFAEGVVMIQAINRPLFPYVWGLEMEKGPSVLPVEEFLMEGALEDLDDRSVFLSSGVAWQLGASVGSEVDVYTPLMLDRMKDDEIILPIGLRVAGVFETGWNEVDGNTILVTLRTMQELYGLGESVHGITLELAEGTDSQPFAATLNAEMADHLFARTWMDMNEDFLFVLRLEKTMLFFIMIFIVLVASFSIAVSLMMSVIRKTREIGLLSAMGATRFQIGVCFCLQGFLIGTVGTVLGVLGALGCLRYREWILATFAEMTGRGQALIDAYGFSYIPVHYIVSDFVIVTVFSMAVSTLAGLIPAWRASRLQPADALRSE; via the coding sequence GTGGCTTGGTATCTCTACGCTGCTTTGAAGCAGATTTTTCCTTCGCGGAGGCTTTTGTCTTTCGCGGCGCTGATCTCGATCATCGGGGTCGCGCTCGGGGTAGCTGTCCTCCTCATCGTGCAGAGCGTCATGAACGGGTTTGTTAACGATATCCGAAGTAGCCTGGAGAAAACGAATGGAGATATCCGGATTCATTCCACCGGTTTAATCGGAAACTGGCGTGAGGTAGTAGCGGAGCTGGAGGAGAAAGAAGAGGTGGCCTCTGCAGCACCTTTTGCGGAAGGGGTAGTAATGATCCAAGCCATCAATCGACCTTTGTTTCCTTATGTTTGGGGTTTGGAGATGGAAAAGGGTCCGAGCGTATTACCGGTCGAAGAATTTCTGATGGAAGGAGCATTGGAAGACCTGGATGACCGATCTGTGTTTCTGAGCTCTGGAGTGGCCTGGCAGTTGGGGGCATCCGTCGGATCGGAGGTGGATGTTTATACCCCGTTGATGCTGGATCGGATGAAGGATGATGAGATCATCCTTCCCATCGGATTGAGGGTGGCCGGAGTTTTCGAAACGGGCTGGAATGAAGTGGACGGGAATACCATTCTAGTGACGCTGCGAACGATGCAGGAACTGTATGGGCTCGGCGAGAGCGTCCACGGAATCACATTGGAGCTAGCAGAGGGGACTGATTCTCAGCCTTTCGCAGCTACTTTGAATGCAGAGATGGCCGATCACTTGTTTGCGCGGACATGGATGGATATGAATGAGGACTTCCTCTTTGTTCTGCGCCTCGAGAAGACGATGTTGTTCTTCATCATGATTTTTATCGTCCTTGTGGCGTCGTTTTCCATCGCGGTTTCCCTCATGATGTCGGTCATCCGTAAGACTAGGGAGATAGGTCTCTTATCGGCGATGGGTGCCACGCGTTTTCAGATTGGTGTGTGCTTCTGTTTGCAGGGGTTCTTGATTGGGACGGTCGGAACGGTTCTTGGCGTGTTGGGGGCTCTGGGCTGTCTCCGGTATCGGGAATGGATCTTAGCGACGTTTGCGGAAATGACAGGCAGGGGTCAGGCGCTCATCGATGCCTATGGTTTTTCTTACATACCGGTCCATTACATTGTTTCGGACTTTGTCATCGTGACGGTTTTCTCGATGGCGGTATCTACGCTAGCCGGTTTGATCCCGGCCTGGCGTGCGTCACGTCTTCAACCCGCAGATGCGTTGCGTAGTGAGTGA
- a CDS encoding ABC transporter ATP-binding protein gives MSENGPVLEARGLKKSFQLPGSRLKVLRGFDFALDAGVSASIRGESGSGKSTLLNLFAGLERADEGEILWDGVSIRSLDARRLARVRALRMGLVFQAYHLVGEMTALENVLLAARISGKLDGELKERGRALLDRVGLGGRERQLPSQMSGGERQRVAVARAILNSPRVLFADEPTGNLDEKTGKETMELLFALVSEERVSLVLVTHNPAFAEACDQQWLLSEGILRPRGR, from the coding sequence GTGAGTGAGAATGGTCCAGTCCTGGAGGCCCGTGGCCTAAAGAAATCTTTTCAGCTTCCGGGTTCGCGGCTGAAGGTGCTGCGTGGGTTTGATTTTGCGTTAGATGCAGGAGTTTCTGCCAGTATCAGAGGAGAATCCGGGTCGGGAAAGTCGACACTTCTGAATCTGTTCGCGGGTTTGGAAAGAGCAGATGAAGGCGAAATCCTTTGGGATGGTGTTTCCATTCGGTCTTTGGATGCGCGTCGGCTTGCGAGAGTGCGAGCGCTTCGAATGGGATTGGTCTTCCAGGCTTACCACCTGGTAGGAGAAATGACGGCCCTGGAGAATGTCCTTTTGGCAGCAAGAATTTCCGGAAAGTTGGATGGTGAACTAAAGGAAAGGGGGAGAGCACTCCTGGACCGTGTTGGATTGGGCGGTAGAGAGCGTCAGTTGCCTAGTCAAATGTCGGGTGGAGAACGTCAGAGAGTGGCTGTCGCAAGGGCGATTTTGAATTCTCCACGAGTTCTCTTTGCTGACGAACCCACGGGCAATCTGGATGAAAAAACGGGTAAGGAGACAATGGAGCTTCTTTTTGCTCTAGTGAGCGAGGAGCGAGTGTCTCTAGTGCTGGTAACTCATAACCCTGCGTTCGCTGAGGCCTGCGATCAGCAATGGCTTTTGAGTGAGGGAATTCTGCGTCCGCGGGGGAGATGA
- the murA gene encoding UDP-N-acetylglucosamine 1-carboxyvinyltransferase: MDVIRIEGGRALQGEVRVGGAKNSVLPVFAACLLTDQECVIRNVPDLSDVHFMARILEEVGARVSNEGGGVWRIQSTDVSPSAPYELVRKMRASICLLGAMVGRLGTARVSMPGGCVIGPRPIDLHIKGLRKLGCTVEVNGGYLEVDGRERAGGSVFLGGRYGSTVLGTANVLMAAVTASGETRIECAACEPEVVDLCKFLTQMGAKIEGIGGPTLTVEGVPSLSGADFTVISDRIETGTFLIAGGLLNADLKVCGSPPSMLGAFVDKMEEIGVEFSFSDGVWSVERTQTLRPVDLITLPHPGFPTDLQAQLCTLLSVTEGISVLTERVYPNRFMHVPELQRMGAHLSIEGASCIIKGVSRLSGAPVMASDLRASAALVLAGLVAKGETWIQRVYHLDRGYDRMDEKLRSVGAKIERLSANEMPKQLIGDERR; the protein is encoded by the coding sequence ATGGACGTAATTCGGATCGAAGGCGGCCGGGCTCTCCAAGGAGAGGTTCGGGTAGGCGGTGCGAAAAATTCCGTTCTTCCGGTTTTTGCAGCTTGTTTGCTGACGGATCAGGAGTGCGTGATCCGCAACGTTCCTGATCTAAGCGACGTGCATTTTATGGCGCGCATTCTGGAAGAAGTAGGGGCGCGCGTATCGAACGAAGGAGGAGGTGTTTGGCGAATCCAATCCACGGATGTCTCGCCTAGCGCACCCTACGAGTTGGTTCGAAAGATGAGAGCGTCGATCTGTCTTCTAGGGGCTATGGTGGGAAGACTCGGAACAGCAAGAGTCTCGATGCCTGGCGGGTGTGTGATAGGCCCGAGGCCGATCGATTTACACATCAAGGGGCTTAGGAAATTGGGATGCACGGTTGAGGTTAACGGGGGCTACCTGGAGGTGGATGGACGGGAGCGCGCGGGCGGTAGTGTCTTTCTGGGGGGGCGCTATGGTAGCACGGTTCTTGGGACGGCGAATGTTCTCATGGCCGCGGTGACGGCTTCAGGCGAAACGAGAATAGAGTGTGCCGCTTGTGAACCTGAAGTCGTAGATTTATGCAAGTTTCTCACTCAGATGGGAGCGAAGATTGAAGGAATTGGCGGACCTACCCTCACTGTCGAAGGAGTACCTTCTCTTTCGGGCGCCGATTTTACGGTAATTAGTGACCGCATAGAGACGGGGACGTTCTTAATAGCGGGTGGTTTGTTGAATGCTGACCTCAAGGTTTGTGGATCTCCACCGTCGATGTTAGGCGCTTTTGTCGATAAGATGGAAGAGATCGGGGTGGAGTTTTCATTCTCGGATGGTGTTTGGAGCGTTGAGCGAACTCAGACTCTTCGGCCGGTTGACTTGATTACTCTTCCCCATCCCGGATTTCCAACGGATCTCCAGGCGCAGCTTTGCACGCTACTTTCGGTCACGGAGGGAATCAGTGTTTTGACAGAACGGGTGTATCCCAACCGTTTTATGCATGTCCCTGAGCTTCAACGGATGGGGGCCCACCTCTCAATTGAAGGAGCTTCCTGTATCATCAAGGGAGTGAGTCGGCTGTCTGGAGCACCGGTCATGGCTTCAGACTTGCGGGCGAGTGCGGCACTGGTTCTGGCAGGACTTGTCGCCAAAGGGGAGACTTGGATCCAGCGGGTCTACCACCTCGACCGGGGTTATGACCGAATGGACGAGAAACTCCGTTCGGTCGGAGCGAAGATTGAGCGATTGTCCGCTAACGAAATGCCGAAACAACTGATTGGGGACGAGAGAAGGTAG